In Balearica regulorum gibbericeps isolate bBalReg1 chromosome 26, bBalReg1.pri, whole genome shotgun sequence, one genomic interval encodes:
- the TIMM44 gene encoding mitochondrial import inner membrane translocase subunit TIM44, producing the protein MAAGAGGCRKCLISGMWLISRRYPVPAVPRGTAYRMSRPVLEIHQSRCYSSGGRKGFISGFVENIKQELAKNKEMKESIKKFRDEAKKLEESDALREARRKYKTIESETVKTSEVIKKKLEEITGTVKESLDEVSKSDIGRKIKEGVEEAAKTAKQSAESVTKGGEKLGKTAAFKAISQGVETVKKEIDESVLGQTGPYKRPERLRKRTEFSGERIKEERIFEANEEAMGVVLHKDSKWYQQWKDFKDNNVVFNRFFEMKMKYDESDNAFIRASRAVTDKVTDLIGGLFSKTEMSEVLTEILKVDPSFDKDRFLKQCEYDIIPNVLEAMMSGELDILKDWCYEATYSQLAHPIQQAKAMGLQFHSRILDIDNIDLAMGKMMEQGPVLIITFQAQVVMVIKNQRGEVVEGDPDKVLRMLYVWALCRDQDELNPYAAWRLLDISSSSTEQVL; encoded by the exons AtggcggcgggggccggcggcTGCCGG AAATGTCTCATCAGTGGCATGTGGCTGATATCCAGAAGATACCCAGTTCCTGCAGTCCCCAGGGGTACAGCGTATAGAATGAGCAGGCCTGTTTTAGAGATCCATCAG TCTAGATGCTACTcttctggaggaagaaaaggttttatATCGGGTTTCGTGGAGAACATCAAACAGGAATTAGCAAAAAACAAGGAGATGaaagaaagtattaaaaaatttCGAGATGAAGCAAAAAAGCTAGAAGAATCTGATGCGCTTCGAGAAGCAAGGAGGAAATAT aaaaccaTTGAATCTGAAACAGTGAAGACCTCAGAAgtgattaaaaagaaacttgaagAAATAACTGGTACAGTTAAAGAG aGTTTGGATGAAGTAAGTAAAAGTGATATTGGCCGAAAGATAAAGGAAGGtgtggaagaagcagcaaaaacagCAAAGCAGTCTGCGGAGTCAGTGacaaaaggaggagagaaattaGGCAAGACAGCAGCCTTCAAAGCTATTTCTCAG ggAGTAGAAACCGTTAAGAAGGAAATAGATGAAAGTGTTTTAGGGCAGACTGGTCCTTACAAACGTCCGGAGCGACTAcgaaaaagaacagaattctCAGGCGAGAGGATTAAAGAGGAGCGAATATTTGAAGCTAATGA GGAGGCCATGGGTGTGGTGCTGCATAAAGACTCAAAATGGTATCAGCAGTGGAAAGATTTCAAGGACAACAATGTGGTCTTCAATA ggttctttgaaatgaaaatgaagtatgATGAAAGTGATAATGCATTCATTCGAGCTTCCAGAGCTGTCACAGACAAAGTCACTGACTTAATAG GTGGATTGTTCTCGAAGACAGAAATGTCTGAGGTTTTGACAGAGATACTCAAAGTGGATCCATCCTTTGACAAAGATCGGTTTTTAAAGCAATGCGAGTATGATATAATCCCCAATGTCTTGGAG gcTATGATGTCTGGAGAGCTTGATATCCTCAAAGACTGGTGCTATGAAGCG ACTTACAGTCAGCTTGCTCATCCAATCCAGCAAGCCAAAGCCATGGGTCTCCAGTTCCACTCCAGGATTCTTGACATCGACAACATCGAT cTGGCTATGGGGAAGATGATGGAACAGGGACCAGTATTAATCATCACTTTCCAGGCTCAGGTCGTGATGGTAATTAAGAACCAGAGAGGGGAAGTGGTGGAAGGTGATCCG GACAAGGTTCTGCGGATGCTGTACGTGTGGGCGCTCTGCAGAGACCAGGATGAGCTCAACCCATACGCCGCATGGAGGTTATTGGACATTTCCTCGTCGAGCACTGAGCAGGTTCTCTGA